Within the Streptomyces sp. YIM 121038 genome, the region TCGCGGTCTCCGCCGCCGCGGCGCTCCTGCTGCCCGACCCGGCGGGCTTCCTCACCCGTACGCTCCCCTTCCTCCTGCGCGGCGGTGACAGCTTCGTGCGGCTCTATGAGGCCTCGCCCGCGGCCGTCCTTCCGCGCCTCGGGGTGCCGGGTGCCGTGGCCTCGCTGGTGGCGGGGGCGGGGGCCGTGGTGGGGGTGGGGTGTGCGTGGCGGCGCTGGGGGCGCGGGGACGCGGGGGCCGGGCGGGTCGTGGAGACGGCCGTGGCCCTGATGCTGGCGGCGTTCCTGGTGTCCCGGCCCTCGTACGACCACTATCTGCTGGTCGTGGTGCCGCTGCTGCTCGCGGGGGCGGGGGAGGCGGGGGCCGTGGTGCGGGGGGCCGGGTTCTGGGTGGCGCTGGTGCCGCAGGTGCCGGGGTTCGCGTGGGTGGGTCTTGAGCCGGGGGTGCGGCGGGCCTTCAAGGATTGCGTCACGCTCTGTGTGCTGGCCTTCGCGGTCGCGCGGTGCTGTCTCCGGCCGAGGGCGGTTACTGTGGATGACGCAGGACCAGCAGGACCGCCCGAGGCGGTGGGGTCGGCGGTGCCGGTCTCCAGGGCCGCGTTTTGACCCATACGGGGCGGCGCGGGTAGTCTCGGGGACTGATACGTATTGGCTTCCTCGTTCTCACGCGAAAGGGCCCATACGTAGGTTCCCTGGAGCAGTTACCAGTGGCTCGCATACGGGCAGCGTCCCCGGCACTGTGAGCCCCAGCTGCATGATCGCTTCCTGGGTGCCGTGTGTCTGGACCCCATCCACTGAAGAAGCGAAGGCTACGAAGTGCGTACGTACAGCCCCAAGCCCGGCGACGTGACCCGTCAGTGGCACGTCATCGACGCCCAGGACATCGTCCTGGGACGTCTGGCGACCACCGCCGCCTCTCTCCTGCGCGGCAAGCACAAGCCGATCTACGCGCCCCACGTCGACACCGGTGACTTCGTCGTCATCATCAACGCCGACAAGGTGCACCTGTCCGGCAACAAGAAGACCCAGAAGATGGCCTACCGTCACTCTGGCTACCCGGGCGGCCTCCGCTCGGTGCGCTACGACGAGCTGCTCGAGAAGAACCCCGAGAAGGCCATCGAGAAGGCCGTCAAGGGCATGCTCCCGAAGAACTCGCTGGGCCGTCAGATGCTCTCGAAGCTGAAGGTCTACAAGGGTGACCAGCACCCGCACGGCGCGCAGCAGCCGCAGCCGTTCGAGATCACCCAGGTCGCGCAGTAAGTCCGGCCACCCCCTAAGCCTGAAGAGAATCTGAGGATCATCGTGGCCGAGACCACCGCTGAGCAGCCGATCGACGAGACTGTCGACATCGAGCACTACACCACCGAGTCCGAGGCGCCCGTCGAGGGCGAGTACACCTCGGAGTCGAACGCCGCGCGCTTCGGCGACCCGCAGCCGGCCGCCGGCCTGGGCCGTCGCAAGAACGCGATCGCCCGCGTCCGGATCGTCCCGGGCACCGGCAAGTGGAAGATCAACGGTCGCACCCTTGAGGACTACTTCCCCAACAAGGTGCACCAGCAGGAAGTCAACGAGCCGTTCAAGGTCCTCGAGCTCGAGGGCCGCTACGACGTCGTCGCCCGCATCGCGGGTGGCGGTGTCTCCGGTCAGGCCGGCGCCCTGCGCCTCGGCGTGGCCCGTGCCCTGAACGAGGCCGACGTGGACAACAACCGCGGCGCCCTCAAGAAGGCCGGCTTCCTCAAGCGCGACGACCGTGCGGTCGAGCGCAAGAAGGCCGGTCTCAAGAAGGCCCGCAAGGCCCCGCAGTACAGCAAGCGCTAAACATCGCTGCCTGCTAGTACTCACGAACGCCTCGGCGGCACCCTGTGTGCTGCCGGGGCGTTTCGTTTATCAGCGCCCCGTCGATCCGGGGTGGACGCTCGGAATGTCGGAATGTTCGGAGGACAGCAGTGGGACGACTCTTCGGCACGGACGGCGTGCGCGGTGTCGCCAACGCCGATCTGACGGCGGAGCTCGCGCTCGGTCTCTCGGTCGCCGCGGCACACGTGCTCGCCGAAGCGGGCACCTTCGAGGGCCATCGCCCGACAGCGGTGGTGGGGCGTGACCCGCGCGCGTCCGGGGAGTTCCTGGAGGCCGCGGTCGTCGCGGGCCTGGCGAGCGCGGGCGTGGACGTCCTGCGCGTCGGTGTGCTGCCCACCCCGGCGGTGGCCCACCTCACCGCGGCGCTCGGCGCCGACCTCGGCGTGATGCTGTCCGCCAGCCACAACGCCATGCCCGACAACGGCATCAAGTTCTTCGCCCGCGGCGGCCACAAGCTCGCCGACGACCTGGAGGACCGCATCGAGTCCGTCTACGAGGAGCACCGCACCGGCGCTCCCTGGGAGCGGCCCACCGGTGCCGGGGTCGGCCGGGTCACCTCGTACGACCAGGGGCTCGACCAGTACGTGGCGCATCTGATCGGCGTGCTGCCGAACCGCCTCGACGGGCTGCGGATCGTCCTGGACGAGGCGCACGGCGCCGCGGCCCGGGTCTCCCCGGAGGCCTTCGCGCGCGCGGGCGCCGAGATCGTCACCATCGGCGCGTCCCCCGACGGCCTGAACATCAACGAGGGCTGTGGCTCGAC harbors:
- the rpsI gene encoding 30S ribosomal protein S9, which gives rise to MAETTAEQPIDETVDIEHYTTESEAPVEGEYTSESNAARFGDPQPAAGLGRRKNAIARVRIVPGTGKWKINGRTLEDYFPNKVHQQEVNEPFKVLELEGRYDVVARIAGGGVSGQAGALRLGVARALNEADVDNNRGALKKAGFLKRDDRAVERKKAGLKKARKAPQYSKR
- the rplM gene encoding 50S ribosomal protein L13, giving the protein MRTYSPKPGDVTRQWHVIDAQDIVLGRLATTAASLLRGKHKPIYAPHVDTGDFVVIINADKVHLSGNKKTQKMAYRHSGYPGGLRSVRYDELLEKNPEKAIEKAVKGMLPKNSLGRQMLSKLKVYKGDQHPHGAQQPQPFEITQVAQ